Proteins encoded within one genomic window of Streptomyces taklimakanensis:
- a CDS encoding DUF3618 domain-containing protein: MSEARTPAEIEAAIVRRRQELAATLDELAVRVHPKTIAGDAKARAAAVVDRTAGRAYVAVNRAVSDVRERFTDEEGRPRTERIVPVALVAVGVVGLVVLSARRRRG; this comes from the coding sequence GTGTCGGAAGCCAGGACCCCCGCGGAGATCGAGGCGGCGATCGTCCGCAGGCGGCAGGAGCTCGCCGCGACGCTGGACGAGTTGGCGGTGCGGGTGCACCCGAAGACGATCGCGGGGGACGCGAAGGCGCGGGCCGCGGCGGTGGTGGACCGTACGGCGGGGCGGGCGTACGTGGCGGTGAACCGTGCGGTGTCCGACGTGCGGGAGAGGTTCACGGACGAGGAGGGGCGGCCGCGGACGGAGCGGATCGTGCCGGTGGCGCTGGTGGCCGTCGGAGTGGTGGGCCTGGTCGTGTTGTCGGCTCGGCGTCGGCGCGGTTGA
- the bcp gene encoding thioredoxin-dependent thiol peroxidase, producing MSERLQPGDTAPAFTLPDADGNPVSLADRAGRKVVVYFYPAALTPGCTKQACDFTDNLDLLAEAGYEVIGVSPDKPEKLAAFRDKENLKVTLVSDPEKEVMRAYGAFGEKKLYGRTVTGVIRSTVIVDEEGKVERALYNVKATGHVAKLIRDLAI from the coding sequence ATGAGCGAGCGACTGCAACCCGGCGACACCGCCCCCGCCTTCACCCTGCCCGACGCCGACGGCAACCCCGTCTCGCTCGCCGACCGCGCCGGCCGCAAGGTCGTCGTCTACTTCTACCCCGCCGCCCTCACTCCCGGCTGCACCAAGCAGGCCTGCGACTTCACCGACAACCTCGACCTCCTCGCCGAGGCGGGCTACGAGGTGATCGGCGTCTCCCCCGACAAGCCGGAGAAGCTGGCGGCGTTCCGCGATAAGGAGAACCTGAAGGTCACCCTCGTCTCGGACCCGGAGAAGGAGGTCATGCGGGCGTACGGGGCCTTCGGCGAGAAGAAGCTCTACGGCAGGACCGTCACCGGCGTCATCCGCTCCACGGTGATCGTGGACGAGGAGGGGAAGGTCGAGCGGGCCCTGTACAACGTCAAGGCCACCGGCCACGTCGCCAAGCTCATCCGGGACCTGGCCATCTGA
- the rdgB gene encoding RdgB/HAM1 family non-canonical purine NTP pyrophosphatase — protein MSQRLILATRNAHKVRELEAILSAAGLDLDLVGADAYPEVPDVKETGTTFAENALLKARTLARATGLPAVADDSGLCVDVLGGAPGIFSARWAGRHGDDKANLDLLLAQLSDIADPHRAAHFTCAAALALPDGTERVVEGRLPGTLRRAPAGAGGFGYDPILQPEGETRTCAELTPEEKNAISHRGRAFRELAPVIRELLS, from the coding sequence ATGAGCCAGCGCCTGATCCTCGCCACCCGCAACGCCCACAAGGTCCGCGAACTGGAGGCCATCCTCTCCGCCGCCGGACTCGACCTCGACCTCGTCGGCGCCGACGCCTACCCCGAGGTCCCCGACGTCAAGGAGACCGGCACCACCTTCGCCGAGAACGCGCTCCTCAAGGCCCGCACCCTCGCCCGCGCCACCGGCCTCCCCGCCGTCGCCGACGACTCCGGGCTGTGCGTCGACGTTCTCGGCGGAGCCCCCGGCATCTTCTCCGCCCGCTGGGCGGGACGCCACGGCGACGACAAGGCCAACCTCGACCTGCTGCTCGCCCAGCTCTCCGACATCGCCGACCCCCACCGCGCGGCGCACTTCACCTGCGCCGCGGCCCTGGCCCTTCCCGACGGCACCGAACGCGTCGTCGAGGGGCGCCTCCCCGGCACCCTCCGCCGCGCCCCCGCCGGCGCCGGCGGTTTCGGCTACGACCCCATCCTCCAGCCCGAGGGCGAGACCCGCACCTGCGCGGAGCTGACCCCGGAGGAGAAGAACGCCATCAGCCACCGCGGCCGGGCGTTCCGCGAGCTGGCGCCGGTGATCAGGGAACTGCTGAGCTGA